Below is a window of Paraburkholderia azotifigens DNA.
CCGTTCGTCCGCGCACGATGGCCGAAACGAATCCGTGGCTGATCGATCACGCACGCCGCATCGCGGCCAAGGACGTGGTCCCGGCAGCCAACCCGACGATGACGCCTGCCGCCGCTGTCGCGCGCGGCTTGGGCGTACCCGTCGACGCAGCAAAGGAAGACGTGAAGCCCGACTGGGCCCGCGAAGCCGCGCAGGTCGCCGCACGCCGCGCCGCGCAGAAGAACAACGTCGTGCCGACCGTGGCGGAAGGCGCGAGCGACATCAACACGCGCGACGGCCGTAAGGGCGCAACTGGCGACATCACGCCGAAGGTCGCCGCCGCGCTGACGGAGTCGATCCAGTCGCGCATCGAGCAGATGGTCAACGAGACCGTGATGCACGAGCTGGGCGCGATGCGCGGCATGATGGAAGAGCAGTTTGCCGGTCTGCTGTGGGCCGACCGCCAGCGCCGCAGCCCGACGCATGCGGCGCTCACCAAGCATCTGTTCGCCGCCGGCTTCTCGGCGCAACTGGTGAAGATGGTGATCGACAACCTGCCGGAAGTCGACGGCATGGAAGAAGGCATGGAATGGGTGCGCACGGTGCTCGAATCGAACGTGCCCGTGATGGAGAACGAAGACGCGCTGATGGAGCGCGGCGGTGTGTTCGCGCTGATGGGCCCGACGGGCGTCGGCAAGACCACGACCACGGCCAAGCTCGCGGCGCGCTGCGTGATGCGCTTCGGCGCCAGCAAGGTTGCGTTGCTCACCACCGACAGCTACCGGATCGGCGGTCATGAACAGCTGCGCATTTTCGGCAAGATTCTCGGCGTGTCGGTACATGCCGTGAAGGACAGCGCCGACCTGACACTCGCGCTCTCCGAACTGCGCAACAAACACATCGTGCTGATCGACACGATCGGCATGAGCCAGCGCGACCGTCTGGTGTCCGACCAGATTTCGATGCTGAGCCGCGCCGGTCAGCCCGTGCAGCGCCTGCTGCTGCTGAACGCGACGAGCCACGGCGACACACTGAACGAAGTCGTGCAGGCGTATCAGAACGCGCCGGACCAGCAGCCGCTCGCCGGCTGCATCCTGACCAAGCTGGACGAAGCGACCAATCTGGGCAGCGTGCTCGACACGGTGATCCGCTACAAGCTGCCCGTGCATTACGTATCGACGGGACAGAAGGTGCCGGAGAACCTGTACGTCGCCACGAAGAAATTCCTGATCAAGAGCGCCTTCTGCATTCCACGCGACAACTCGCCATTCGTTCCGCAGGACGAGGATGTGCCGGCGCTGCTGTCGGCCCTGTCGGCCCGTTCGACCGCCGATCTGCACGAGGTTCGCTTTGGATAAGTTCGTGCTGGATCAGGCAGAGGGACTGAGGCGTCTGCTGGCGCGCTCCGGCTCGCGGATCGTGGCTGTCGCAGGCGGCTCGCACGGCGTGGGCGTGACGACGACGGTGGTGAATCTCGCCGCCGCGCTCGCGGAGCAAGGCAAGGACGTGCTCGTGATCGACGAGTCGCTCGGCGAGCGCTCGGTGAGCGCGATGCTGGGCGGCGTACGCGGCGCGGGTAATTTCTCCGCGGTGATGCGCGGCGAGATGACGCTCGAGCAGGCGGCTGGCCGTCATGCGCTGGGCTTCGCGGTGCTCGCTGCATCGCGCGGCAATCGCGAAAGCTGCTCGCCGGAACAGATGGGCGTGTTGCTGAGCGGGCCCGCCGACGTCGTGCTGATCAACGCGCAGGTGGATCGCGAAGGCACGCTGTCCGCACTGGCGATGCAGTCGCACGACGTGCTGGTGGTGACGCGTGTCGCGGCGCAGGCGATCACGGATGCGTATGCGTGCATGAAGCGCCTGCACTTCGCACATGCGATTGCACAGTTTCGTGTGCTCGTGAACCACGTGCAGAGCGTGGCCGATGCGCACACCGCTTTTGAAAACCTGGCGGGCGTGGCGGGACGTTATCTCGCCGTGTCGCTGGAGGATGCGGGCTGCGTTGCAGCCGATCCTTTGATGGCGCGAGCCACGGAGTTGTCGCGTTGTGTCGTCGATGCTTTCCCATCGGCACCTGCCGCGCGCGATTTCCGTCATATCGCCGCCGAACTGCAGTACTGGCCGATGCGGCCAGCGATCTCGTCACGGACGCATGGCGTGCCGCCGACAACCGTAACAGCGGCGCAATACGCCGATCAACCGTCGGCGCAGCACGCCTGAAGGCAAGGACAAGGGGAGCACGATGTACAACGCTCAAGGAAAAATTTCGCAAGCCGAGGTTTTGACGAAATACGCACCGCTGGTGCGCCGTCTCGGTTTGCAGCTCGTCGCCAAGATGCCGGCGAGCGTCGATCTCGACGATCTGATTCAGGCGGGCATGATTGGCCTGCTCGATGCGGCGAGCCGTTACAAGGAAGATCAGGGCGCGCAGTTCGAGACGTACGCGAGCCAGCGGATCCGCGGCGCGATGCTCGACGAGCTGCGCAGCAACGACTGGCTGCCGCGGAGCTTGCGCCGCACGTCGCGCGAGGTCGAGAGCGCCGTGCATCAGGTCGAGCAGTCGCTGGGCCGTTCGGCGAGCGAGACGGAGATCGCGGAGCATCTGAAGATGCCGCTCGACGAGTACCAGTCGATGCTGCAGGATCTGCACGGCAGCCAGCTGATCTACTACGAAGACTTCGATCGTTCGGCGGACGACGAGCCGTTCCTGGACCGCTATTGCGTCGATCATTCGGATCCGTTGTCGGCGCTGCTGGACGAGTCGCTGCGCGGCGCGCTGGTCGAGGCGATCGACCGGTTGCCGGAGCGGGAGAAGCTGCTGATGTCGCTGTACTATGAGCGCGGGTTGAATCTGCGCGAGATCGGTGCGGTGATGGAGGTGAGCGAGTCTCGAGTTTGTCAGCTGCATTCGCAGGCTGTTGCCCGGCTTCGGACTCGGCTGCGCGAGCAGGCTTGGGCTTCGGCGGAGACTAGCTGAGCCGGTTTTTGGGTTTTGCCCTGCGGGCGGCTTTTTGGTTCGTTCGGTGCGGCTGCTGCTTCTTCTTCTTCTTCTTCTTCTTCTTCTTCTTCGAAAGAGCGGATCTTTTTTTAGGTCCGCTCTTTTTGTTTTTGCGTTTTCGTTTTTTGCTTTTGCGTTCGCTGCGCTGGCATCCGCGAATTCGTATCGGTGATTCATGCGTTGCCCCTGTGCGGGGCGGCACTTACTTTCTTTGCCGCCGCAAAGAAAGTAAGCAAAGAAAGCGGGCTAACCCCGCCAATGCTAGTCATTGCCTGCGGGCCCCCAACGGGTCCCGCACTCCACGCGGCATCGAGCTACCCTATGCCCGTTGCCAGCGCCCTCAGATTCGCATCCCCCACTTCACACTCCGCGTTACGAACCGCGTTACCAGTAAGTCCACGGCCGCCCAGGTGGCAAACTGTGTGTAGGTCGTCCCGACGGAAGTGCACCACTCCGGACTGAAAAGCGGGATCGGTGTCGTAGAAGCGCCAACGCGTAAGGCGCGACCACCTACACACCGTTTGCCACCTGGGCTGCGCAGACGATGCGCTGCCGCTGGCTGCGCTACGGGTGACTGGAGTGGGTGATGCGTTTGTTCAACGCGCTGGCAACGGGCGTGAAATAGCGTGTTGCCGTCTGGAGTGCGGGACCCGTTGAGGGCCCGCAGGCAATGAGTAGCATTGGCGGGGTTAGCCCGCTTTCTTTGCTTACTTTCTTTGCGGCGGCAAAGAAAGTAAGTGCCGCCCCGCACAGGGGCAACGCATGAAGTACGGATACGAAATCGCGGATGCCAGCGAAAACCGAAAAACAAAAACCCAAAAAGCAAAACCGGCACCAAAAAGGCACCGGTCCGGTAAAAAACATCCACAAGGGGCCAAGCCCCTTAAAAATCAAACCCCAAAAGCAGGAACCCGCCCATCGGGCCCATACAACGCGCCGCGCTCCGGCCCAACGGCCACATTGAGAGCAGCAAGCGCGCGCCGGTTGTACTCCATACGGGTACGAATCAGCGCACCGTTAGTGGTATTGAACCGCTTGGCGCGTTCAACAGCCTTCTGCAACAACGACCACTGCGTCGCAAGACGCGAATCGTTCGCGACGGCCAGTTCCATGCCCTTCCATCCGGCAGGATAGCCAAGCTGCGAAAGCTGCGAATCGCGAACCTTCTCCAGTGTGGAGAGCTTCTCCACCAGCTCCATCTTCTTCTCGACAATGGGCGGCAGCGTGTCGATGGGGTGCACCGTGGTCAACGCCCTCTCCTCGGCCGCGAGGACGGAGGCAAACAGCTCGACAGCAGAATATTCGTCGATGACGGTGGCAAGCAGGGCGTCTTTCATCACAAAGCAACTCGCTAGGCACCGGTTCGCGTCGTGCACAAACCGGATTTGTCACAAATACCGCCCGGCTCCCGGCGCACCGTTCATCAGTGCGTCGTCAGTTGCCGGACGACTGGCTCTTCTTTTGCAACAGGTCGCGCGCCGTTGCCAGCACGCCGTCGGCAATCTTGCCGGAGTCGATCGTCAACGTGCCGTTCTTGATCGCCTGCTTGATCG
It encodes the following:
- a CDS encoding flagella synthesis protein FlgN is translated as MKDALLATVIDEYSAVELFASVLAAEERALTTVHPIDTLPPIVEKKMELVEKLSTLEKVRDSQLSQLGYPAGWKGMELAVANDSRLATQWSLLQKAVERAKRFNTTNGALIRTRMEYNRRALAALNVAVGPERGALYGPDGRVPAFGV
- a CDS encoding RNA polymerase sigma factor FliA, encoding MYNAQGKISQAEVLTKYAPLVRRLGLQLVAKMPASVDLDDLIQAGMIGLLDAASRYKEDQGAQFETYASQRIRGAMLDELRSNDWLPRSLRRTSREVESAVHQVEQSLGRSASETEIAEHLKMPLDEYQSMLQDLHGSQLIYYEDFDRSADDEPFLDRYCVDHSDPLSALLDESLRGALVEAIDRLPEREKLLMSLYYERGLNLREIGAVMEVSESRVCQLHSQAVARLRTRLREQAWASAETS
- a CDS encoding MinD/ParA family ATP-binding protein; amino-acid sequence: MDKFVLDQAEGLRRLLARSGSRIVAVAGGSHGVGVTTTVVNLAAALAEQGKDVLVIDESLGERSVSAMLGGVRGAGNFSAVMRGEMTLEQAAGRHALGFAVLAASRGNRESCSPEQMGVLLSGPADVVLINAQVDREGTLSALAMQSHDVLVVTRVAAQAITDAYACMKRLHFAHAIAQFRVLVNHVQSVADAHTAFENLAGVAGRYLAVSLEDAGCVAADPLMARATELSRCVVDAFPSAPAARDFRHIAAELQYWPMRPAISSRTHGVPPTTVTAAQYADQPSAQHA
- the flhF gene encoding flagellar biosynthesis protein FlhF translates to MNIRKFVGATSRDALRLVREALGSDAVVLSNRTNEDGTVEIVAVADSDLSAIAPRSQEGAASGGPNTGMSAAAGGARALMAPAASPAPSMSVNPYASGMPDVFSSVFGASPEAGTERMPAASEEKAEPQAAAAASAAAEAPAANAARATDDVRVELRAEARSEPPAAPAATAKPAAPAKPEAPVRPRTMAETNPWLIDHARRIAAKDVVPAANPTMTPAAAVARGLGVPVDAAKEDVKPDWAREAAQVAARRAAQKNNVVPTVAEGASDINTRDGRKGATGDITPKVAAALTESIQSRIEQMVNETVMHELGAMRGMMEEQFAGLLWADRQRRSPTHAALTKHLFAAGFSAQLVKMVIDNLPEVDGMEEGMEWVRTVLESNVPVMENEDALMERGGVFALMGPTGVGKTTTTAKLAARCVMRFGASKVALLTTDSYRIGGHEQLRIFGKILGVSVHAVKDSADLTLALSELRNKHIVLIDTIGMSQRDRLVSDQISMLSRAGQPVQRLLLLNATSHGDTLNEVVQAYQNAPDQQPLAGCILTKLDEATNLGSVLDTVIRYKLPVHYVSTGQKVPENLYVATKKFLIKSAFCIPRDNSPFVPQDEDVPALLSALSARSTADLHEVRFG